The Acidobacteriota bacterium genome contains the following window.
GGCACGAACGGGTCGGCCTCGAGCTCGAGCAGGACGACATAAGCCGCGGTCTCGACTTTCGCTTGTTTGATGGCATCACGGCGATTGACGAGGCCCGCATCGCGAACGTCGAGCAGTGGCGTCTTTTTCAGTCTCTCAACCGCCCACCTTTGCATCCTTTCCGGCATCGGCAAGCCGAAAGTGCTGCCTAGTTCGATGTCAGAATAGACCTTCAGGATAAAGTCCGGCTGCGGTGGTGGTTTTGACTGCTGAACCAGCTCCGGTGTCGGTGTCGGGGTTACAATTGGCGGACTGCCCTTTGGAAGGCGGCGCCCGGATTGGGCCACGAGCATGCCTGAAGCGAGTACAATTATCGCTAGAGCTACAAGAATGTTTACTGTGCGGAAGGATCTGTTCGGCATTTCATGTTTCCTCAACTCGTTTCATTGAAATTACGCCAAGACTCGAATATTATCAATCAAATTTCTTTTCAAACGATGTTAATTCGCTCACGTATCGTTCTATTGTTCCTGTTTTTGCTGATCGTCGGCTGCTTTTCCGGCGCTTACGGGCAAACGTCGAGCGCCGCAAAGGTCGCGCTCGGTTCGAATACTGCTAAGAACGGCTTCAAGAACGAGGACGAGATCCGTGACAAATTTAACAATTGGAAAGGCGACAAAGACGCACAGGATTGGCTCGTCGCGATGAATTACAAACTCGCCGAGATCGAGAATGTGGTTGCCGCGAAGCCACACGGCGAGAAGGCAGACGTTGAAGTCGTGGTGACAACGAGAGAGAAAAATACTGAAGGCGGGCAAGCGGGACGCTTGCGCTCCAGTCGGGAGGGGATCTCGATCAAGCTCGTCTCCAGCCCGACCGGATTTAACCAGATCGACAAACGCTGGCTCGCGACCTATGCAAAGATGTGGAAAATGCCCGCGGATGTTCAGGCGGCGCTTAAATTGTTCGTCGGAGAAACACCGCCGATCAAACCCTCTCGTGAAACCAACCGTATGTACCTAAACGAACTCGATGCGGCTTCGCAAAAGGCGGTGATCGATTTCTTTACCGCGAAAAAGGCAGAGATCGTTTCGGATCTTTTCGCGGGCGACGGTTCGCACGCCGCGGGTTGGGTAATGGTCGCGATGAAGGCGACGGACAAGACGCGTTGGGTGATCAAAACTGATGCCGAAACGATCGCCTTTTTTGCCGCGGGCAAGGTCGAGCTAACCCGCAACGGCAACCTCAAGATCGGCCGAATCACCGTCCAGCGAAAAGGCGGCGACGGCGGGCGTGAGACGGCGAAAATGCTGCAGTTCAAGATAAATCCGGCGCTATTGCTCGACGGCCCCGCCAAGTCGAGTTGGGTAAATTAAATGCGATTTTCCCGCTCACAGATCGTTGGGGCAGTGATCGTCTTGTTAATTATTTTGGCGGTAATCGCTTTCCGATTCATCTCGCAGTAAATTCCTATTCTAATCCAACGAAATCCACATTTGTCAGACTCGTGTTAACAGTCAATTCTCTTGGTGTGAATCGATAACGTTTTGAAACAACGCTGAGGGTGTAGGTCGAACCGGGTAGTAGCCCATCAAAGCGATAAACGCCGAACGAACTTGTCGTTGCCGTCGTGCTGTTGCCCGCCTCGTACGTGAGCTTCACGACTGTGTTTCTTAGAGCTTGGCCATTTGGTGTGAAAACCCGCCCGGAAATAGACGCTGCAACCTGGAATTGTGGGGCGCTTACCAAAAACGTATAGGCATTAACACCGCCTATAATGGATGACGATTCCAGACTTGCTGCATCGCCCAGTTCATTCACAGCTGAATTGATCGACGTCGAATCGAAGCCGTCGGTAGCGAAGAAATACAAGGTGTGGATACCATTTTGCAGCCCTGCAAAAACGCCGATCGGTGCCGCGGTCGCGGTGAGAGATGTCGCCGTACTAGCTGTATTGACCGCCTTGGTCCACGGCCCGTTCCTCGTATCGAACTGGTAGTAGATGTTCCTTGGCGGCGGAGCATTGGGCGAGAACGCTGAACTGGCTGTCAGTGTAAATGTCGGCCTTGAATTTGTCGTCGTATTTCCGGGAAGAGGTGTGACAGTCGTATTGAGCGAACTCGTACCTGTCCGGTTCGGCGTGATCACGGTTACGGTTCTGGAACCGAACGTAGCGGAATATACCTTGTTGGTTATTGGATTAGCTGCTATGCCTAAGGGAGAGCGGTCGCTAAATACGATTGATGATGAGTTATTGGTTCCGTCGATCGCTGTAATTGTGTTGGCATTAAAATTGGAAACGTAGATCTTATTATTGGCAGGATTAACGGTTAGGTCGGTGGAACCGCCGCCCGCAGCGACCGACGAGGTCGAATTATTCGCCCCGTCCAATATCGTGACTATTCCCGGGCCGCCTATGCCGCAACTAGGACAGCTGAGAACGTAGATCTTATTTGTTCTCGAGTTAACTGCAACAGTAGTGGGATTATTTGCGACCGAAATAGTCGATATCGTGTTATTGGTTCCATCGATCACGGCAACATCGCTGAGCCCGCCTGAAACATAGATCTTGTTTGTTACCGTATTTACTGCAACTGCTTGGGGATTCTGGGAGACGGGTACATTCAACGTCGCGTTATTCTCGTCGATCACAGTTATAGTTGAGCTGTCACGATTCACGACGTAGGCTTTATTGGTGACCGGGTTAACCGCCACCGCAACGGGGCGACTCCCAACTGCGACGGTCGAAGTCGAATTATTGGTTCCGTCGATCACCGTCACATCACCGCTGAAGAAGTTAGTAATATAGATCTTGTCCGTTACAGCATTGACCGCAACTCCATTTGGGCCCGAGCCCGCCGTGAGCGTGACAGTTGAGTTGTTAGTGCCGTCTATGACCGTGACGCTGCCGGGCCCAGACCCCCCGGGTGCACAGGCACCGCAGTTTGCTACATAGATCTTATTAGTGATCGGATTGAGAGCAACGGCGTAGGGAATTGAACCGGCGGCAACTGTCGAAACAGCGTTATTATTTCCATCAATTACCGTTACATTCGCACTGTCCTGATTGGCGACATAGATCTTATTCGTGACGGGGTTTATCGCTAATCGATGTGGACCCGAGCCTGCCGGCACGAATTCCTTATTGTTGTCAGAACCATCGATAACCGAAATAGACGAGCTCCCCTGGTTGGCGACATAGGTCGTATGGGTGACCGGGTTAATGGCGATCGCTGTTTGAAACGATGCCCCGGTCGCAACGTTTGTGGTTGAGTTGTTCGCTCCATCGATAACCGACACAAGCCCCCCGTTGTTTTGGTGCGAAACATATATCTTATTTGTGACCGCATTGACCGCCACCGCAAATGATTCGAGACCCGTGGACACCGAGGTTGTAGAGTTATCAGCACCATCAACTATCGTCAACTGACCGCTATGACTCGTAACATACGCTTTATTCGTAACCGGATTAACGGCGACGTAGTTAGGGAAAGCACCCACCGCTACGGTCGTAGTTGAGTTGTTTGTCCCGTCAATGACAGTGACGGTACCGTTTGATCCGCCATTAGCAACGTAGATCTTGTTGGTAACCGGATTGGCCGCCAAAGCATGCGGGCCGATCCCGGTGGCGACACTGGTCGCAGAATTGGTGTCACCGTCGATGACCGTGACCGTCGAACTATTGATATTAGCTACATAGATCTTATTCGTAGCGATATTTACGGCGACCGCGTCAGGAAATGCCCCTGAAGGGACGTTCACAGTCGAGTTATCGATCCCATTAATAACTGTCACATCGGAGCTATTCTGATTGGTCACATAGATCTTGTTCGTTACCGAATTGACCGCGATCGCCCCCGGTGACGAACCGACCGAAAGTGTCACTGCGGAGTTGTCCGCACCGTCGATTACAGTCACGGTGCCATTACCGCGATTGGTTACGTAGATCTTATTTGTCGCTGCGTTGATCGCGATCGCAGAGGGATTCGTGCCAACCGGGATCGTACCTGTCGCGTTGTTTGTACCATCAACGACCGACACGGTGGAACTTCCGGCGTTCGCGACATAGATCTTATTTGTTATTGGATTTACAGCAACGGCACTCGGGCCTGTGCCAACCGTTACATTGCCGATAACTGAATCAGCACGAACCAAGATTCCTTCGGTTCGAAAAAGAGCTCCGACCACCAGGAGTGATATTGCTGCGGCAATTGTGGCCGATCGTTTATAGGGAAAGTAAATAAAAGGTTGTTTCAGATACATAAAACTAGAAGATCTTGGTTGGAACCTTAGAAAGGCGAATAATACTGCAAAATTGTACCGCGATTCAAATCCAACCGGCGGCAAGGCAGGTTTGGTATCCTAATTGCACTGACGCAACTGGGAGTTAATATGAAAAAACTATCACTCTTAACGCTGGCTTGGATGTTTGCTGTCGTGACCTGCGTTGGCTCAATTGCGTACGGACAGAACTCGAGCGTTACAGCGAAGGCTCAAAGCATTACGGGCGACCGGTTTACCATCTCCGCGAAAACGCCGAAAGGCGCGACGATCTACGCCGTAAATAGGCCGACGGCGACCGTCTTGAATGCCATCGACAAAGGGCTGACTGACCTATTTGCCGTATCTCGAAAGAATGGTTACCGGACCCGTTTGAATTACTCGGATTACACGATCTACATCGCCAGGGCCGATCGGACGAAAAATGCGGCGGGTGAGTATTCGCCTGATTTTGCGGTCGGTGCGCAGCAATATGCGGGCAGTGTATATGATCAGGGCGGTTATATTTACGCCGCCGGAATGGTGCTCGCGTACACGCCTTGCGCGTTCATTATCGCGGAGCATCAGAACAAGTTTGACCGCATTTCCGACGTCGTCCGCTATGAGGGAGAGCACATCGTGCTCTATCACAACGATCGCCGCCGCTATAACGCCACCGCCGACCACAGCAAAGGCGGCGGGCATCCTATTTTGCAGTGAGGAGTGAGCGTTCAGCGTTCAGCG
Protein-coding sequences here:
- a CDS encoding type II restriction endonuclease gives rise to the protein MLIRSRIVLLFLFLLIVGCFSGAYGQTSSAAKVALGSNTAKNGFKNEDEIRDKFNNWKGDKDAQDWLVAMNYKLAEIENVVAAKPHGEKADVEVVVTTREKNTEGGQAGRLRSSREGISIKLVSSPTGFNQIDKRWLATYAKMWKMPADVQAALKLFVGETPPIKPSRETNRMYLNELDAASQKAVIDFFTAKKAEIVSDLFAGDGSHAAGWVMVAMKATDKTRWVIKTDAETIAFFAAGKVELTRNGNLKIGRITVQRKGGDGGRETAKMLQFKINPALLLDGPAKSSWVN